One bacterium DNA segment encodes these proteins:
- a CDS encoding serine hydroxymethyltransferase — protein MASALEQADPEIWRVIRAEAERQQHNLELIASENVVSRAVLEAQGSILTNKYAEGYPGRRYYGGCEHVDVAEQLAIDRAMALFGAEHANVQPHSGSQANMAVYFSQLQPGDTILAMDLTHGGHLTHGSPVNFSGKFFKVVPYGVRREDERLDIDAMRELARQHRPKLIVVGYSAYPRSIDFAPFRAAADEVGAMVMVDIAHFAGLVAAGIHPSPVPLAEFVTTTTHKTLRGPRGGMVLCREAYAKSLNSSVFPGNQGGPLMHVIAAKAVALREAARPEFRVYQEQIVRNARALADALTERGFRLVSGGTDNHLMLLDLRNTEITGKLAQETLEAANITVNRNTVPFETRSPFVTSGVRIGTPAVTTRGMREPEMTAIAELIGRALERVGDSTGLASVRDDVIALCKQFPIESMAAA, from the coding sequence ATGGCGTCCGCGCTCGAGCAGGCCGATCCCGAGATCTGGCGCGTCATCCGCGCCGAGGCGGAGCGGCAGCAGCACAATCTGGAGCTGATCGCCTCCGAGAACGTGGTCAGCCGGGCGGTGCTCGAGGCGCAGGGCTCGATCCTCACCAACAAGTACGCCGAGGGCTATCCGGGCCGTCGCTACTACGGCGGCTGCGAGCACGTCGACGTGGCGGAGCAGTTGGCGATCGACCGCGCCATGGCGCTCTTCGGCGCCGAGCACGCCAACGTGCAGCCGCACTCGGGCTCGCAGGCCAACATGGCCGTGTACTTCTCGCAGCTCCAGCCCGGCGACACGATCCTGGCGATGGACCTGACCCACGGCGGCCATCTGACGCACGGCAGCCCCGTCAACTTCTCCGGCAAGTTCTTCAAGGTCGTACCCTACGGCGTGCGCCGCGAGGACGAGCGGCTCGACATCGACGCGATGCGCGAGCTGGCCCGCCAGCACCGGCCGAAGCTGATCGTCGTCGGCTACAGCGCCTATCCGCGCAGCATCGACTTCGCCCCGTTCCGCGCCGCCGCCGACGAGGTGGGAGCCATGGTGATGGTCGACATCGCGCACTTCGCCGGCCTGGTCGCCGCCGGCATCCATCCGTCGCCCGTGCCGCTCGCCGAGTTCGTCACCACCACGACCCACAAGACGCTGCGCGGTCCACGCGGCGGCATGGTGCTGTGTCGCGAGGCATACGCGAAGAGCCTCAACTCCTCGGTGTTCCCCGGCAACCAGGGCGGGCCGCTGATGCACGTCATCGCCGCCAAAGCGGTGGCGCTGCGCGAAGCGGCGCGGCCGGAGTTCCGCGTCTATCAGGAGCAGATCGTGCGCAACGCGCGCGCTCTCGCCGACGCCCTGACCGAGCGCGGCTTCCGGCTGGTGTCGGGCGGCACCGACAATCACCTGATGCTGCTCGACCTACGGAACACCGAGATCACCGGCAAGCTGGCGCAGGAGACGCTGGAGGCGGCGAACATCACGGTCAACCGCAACACCGTGCCGTTCGAAACGCGCTCGCCGTTCGTCACCAGCGGGGTTCGCATCGGCACGCCGGCGGTGACCACCCGCGGCATGCGCGAGCCCGAGATGACGGCCATCGCCGAGCTGATCGGCCGGGCGCTCGAGCGGGTGGGGGACAGCACCGGGTTGGCGTCGGTGCGCGACGACGTCATCGCGCTCTGCAAGCAGTTCCCGATCGAATCGATGGCGGCCGCGTAG
- the acpP gene encoding acyl carrier protein produces MASPVEQKVREIICEQLGVGDGDVTPEASFIEDLGADSLDIVELVMALEEEYDMEISDEEAEKIRTVQDVVNYIESHKQS; encoded by the coding sequence ATGGCCTCTCCGGTCGAACAAAAGGTGCGCGAGATCATCTGTGAGCAACTGGGCGTCGGCGACGGCGACGTCACGCCTGAGGCCTCCTTCATCGAGGACCTGGGCGCCGACTCGCTGGACATCGTCGAGCTCGTGATGGCGCTCGAGGAAGAGTACGACATGGAGATCTCGGACGAGGAGGCGGAGAAGATCCGCACCGTCCAGGACGTCGTCAACTACATCGAGAGCCACAAACAGTCGTAA
- the fabG gene encoding 3-oxoacyl-[acyl-carrier-protein] reductase, with protein sequence MSGPLADQVALVTGASRGIGRGIARHLAGRGARTYVSYVRDGDAAQSCVAAIAAAGGQAEAVQFDVADVEATAAAIAGIVRTAGRLDILVNNAGMAIDNLLLRLKPEEWDQVIAVNLRGTFSCTRAAARTMLRAHYGRIINITSVVGVMGNAGQAAYAAAKAGIIGFTKSMARELASRSVTVNAVAPGLIETEMTAYLPEDRRSEYLQLIPVGRLGTVDEVAELVGFLARREAGYITGQVIGINGGLYI encoded by the coding sequence ATGAGCGGTCCGCTGGCCGACCAGGTCGCCCTGGTCACCGGGGCGTCGCGCGGCATCGGTCGCGGGATCGCTCGTCATCTGGCGGGCCGAGGCGCGCGGACCTATGTCAGTTACGTCCGCGATGGCGATGCCGCGCAGTCGTGCGTCGCGGCGATCGCCGCCGCCGGTGGACAGGCGGAGGCGGTGCAGTTCGACGTCGCCGACGTCGAGGCCACCGCGGCCGCCATCGCCGGCATCGTCAGGACCGCCGGCCGGCTCGACATCCTGGTCAACAACGCCGGCATGGCGATCGACAACCTCCTGCTGCGGCTGAAGCCCGAGGAATGGGATCAGGTGATCGCCGTCAACCTGCGCGGCACCTTCAGTTGCACGCGCGCCGCGGCGCGCACGATGCTGCGGGCGCACTACGGGCGCATCATCAACATCACCTCGGTGGTGGGGGTGATGGGCAACGCGGGCCAGGCCGCCTACGCCGCAGCCAAGGCTGGGATCATCGGTTTCACCAAGTCCATGGCGCGCGAGCTCGCGTCCCGCTCGGTGACGGTGAACGCGGTGGCGCCCGGTCTCATCGAAACCGAGATGACCGCCTACTTGCCCGAGGACCGGCGATCGGAGTATCTGCAGCTCATTCCGGTTGGCCGACTGGGAACGGTGGACGAGGTGGCGGAGTTGGTTGGCTTTCTGGCCCGACGGGAAGCGGGCTACATCACCGGTCAGGTGATCGGCATCAACGGCGGCTTGTACATCTAG
- the rpmF gene encoding 50S ribosomal protein L32, with amino-acid sequence MPVPKRRTSVSKKNKRRAHDALVAPSTVPCPECGEAALRHRACPHCGMYRGRQVVEIQD; translated from the coding sequence ATGCCCGTTCCCAAGCGACGTACCTCCGTGTCGAAGAAGAACAAGCGCCGCGCGCACGATGCCCTGGTGGCGCCCAGCACGGTGCCGTGCCCCGAGTGCGGGGAGGCGGCGCTCCGCCATCGCGCCTGTCCGCACTGCGGCATGTACCGCGGCCGGCAGGTGGTCGAGATCCAGGACTGA
- a CDS encoding DUF177 domain-containing protein: protein MRIPLRDIDERVKSLVCDEPTDELSPLLAHGPAHDYEFRGPATVDVRFYRTGQELFFQGHMRSRVAGVCARCLREFEFDHDPDFDFIMVPRRGRWADEALDGGGDEHMMWYEGEEVDLSPPLRERLLLSLPTLPLCREDCRGLCARCGADLNAGACGCAADDGDPRLAVLRSLRRDS, encoded by the coding sequence GTGCGTATCCCCCTTCGCGACATCGACGAACGCGTCAAGTCGCTCGTCTGCGACGAGCCGACGGACGAGCTGAGCCCGCTGCTGGCGCACGGACCGGCGCACGACTACGAGTTCCGCGGACCCGCCACGGTGGACGTGCGTTTCTACCGCACCGGCCAGGAGCTGTTCTTCCAGGGCCACATGCGCAGCCGGGTGGCCGGCGTGTGCGCGCGCTGCCTGCGCGAGTTCGAATTCGACCACGACCCGGACTTCGATTTCATCATGGTGCCGCGCCGCGGACGGTGGGCCGACGAGGCGCTCGACGGCGGCGGCGACGAGCACATGATGTGGTACGAGGGCGAGGAGGTCGACCTCTCGCCGCCGCTGCGCGAACGGCTGCTGCTGTCGCTGCCGACGCTGCCACTGTGCCGCGAGGACTGCCGCGGCCTCTGCGCCCGCTGTGGCGCCGACCTCAACGCCGGCGCCTGCGGCTGCGCCGCCGACGACGGTGACCCGCGCCTGGCGGTGCTGCGGAGCCTGCGCCGCGATTCCTGA
- the lpxD gene encoding UDP-3-O-(3-hydroxymyristoyl)glucosamine N-acyltransferase: MRLSDLAARLGCELHGDGGVEITRCAPIESAGAGDLTFVANPRYLKFLADCRAAAVILALDAPATPLPSLRTPEPYMAFARAVEHFHVPLTWPRSIHPTAQIAASAVIGPDASIGAYAVIGERVRIGRQARLAPHVVIYDDVTIGERFTAHAHATVRERVRIGDDVVLHAGSVIGSDGFGYAPADGGIKRLLQGGDVVLEHQVEVGANSTVDRAMVGSTVLRQGVKLDNLVMVAHGCEIGSHSMLAAQVGLSGSTRIGQWVRIGGQVGTAGHLTIGDGAQIAAQSGVNNSVPAGATMGGYPAMEMGLWRRAMAATTRLPELFRRVRRLERRLGVEGADQS, encoded by the coding sequence ATGCGCCTGAGCGATCTGGCGGCGCGGCTGGGCTGCGAGCTGCACGGCGACGGGGGGGTGGAGATCACGCGCTGCGCGCCGATCGAGAGCGCGGGCGCCGGCGATCTCACATTCGTGGCGAACCCACGCTATCTGAAGTTCCTCGCCGATTGTCGCGCCGCGGCGGTCATCCTGGCGCTCGACGCGCCGGCGACGCCGTTGCCGAGCCTGCGCACGCCGGAGCCGTACATGGCCTTCGCGCGCGCCGTGGAGCACTTCCACGTCCCGCTGACCTGGCCGCGTTCCATCCACCCGACGGCGCAGATCGCCGCCTCGGCGGTGATCGGGCCGGACGCGTCGATCGGCGCCTACGCCGTGATCGGCGAGCGGGTGCGGATCGGGCGCCAGGCCCGCCTCGCGCCGCACGTGGTGATCTACGACGACGTCACCATCGGCGAGCGCTTCACCGCTCATGCCCACGCCACGGTGCGGGAGCGGGTGCGCATCGGCGACGACGTCGTGCTGCACGCCGGGTCGGTGATCGGCTCGGACGGCTTCGGTTATGCGCCAGCGGACGGCGGCATCAAGCGCCTGCTGCAGGGCGGTGACGTGGTGCTCGAGCACCAGGTCGAGGTCGGAGCCAACAGCACCGTGGATCGTGCCATGGTCGGCTCGACGGTCCTCCGCCAGGGCGTGAAGCTCGACAATCTGGTGATGGTCGCCCACGGCTGCGAGATCGGCTCGCACAGCATGCTGGCGGCGCAGGTCGGGCTCTCCGGCAGCACCCGCATCGGCCAGTGGGTGCGGATCGGCGGGCAGGTCGGGACCGCGGGGCACCTGACCATCGGCGACGGGGCGCAGATTGCCGCCCAGAGCGGGGTGAACAACTCGGTGCCCGCCGGCGCGACGATGGGCGGCTATCCGGCGATGGAAATGGGGCTCTGGCGCCGGGCCATGGCGGCGACCACGCGGCTGCCCGAGCTGTTCCGCCGGGTGCGCCGACTGGAGCGTCGCCTGGGCGTGGAAGGTGCCGACCAATCTTGA
- a CDS encoding ATP phosphoribosyltransferase yields the protein MPQLTLGLPKGSLEATTLELFRKSGWKISGADRSYFPSVDDDTLRCVLARPQEMSRYVEDGVLDAGITGKDWTLENDSDVHVVCDFVYSKASMRPTRWVLVVPQASPITTLEQMQGKRIATEMVGFTKRYFRERHVDVDVEFSWGATEAKVVQGLVDAIVEVTETGSTIRANGLKIIHELCQSNPQLVANRGAWEDPWKREKIEQISLLLNGALQAEAKVGLKMNVPKDKLDAIMAMIPSITAPTVSPLYKTEWFAIETVIAEAVVRELIPQLLKNGAVGIIEYPLNKVI from the coding sequence ATGCCCCAGCTCACTCTCGGTCTTCCCAAAGGCAGTCTCGAAGCCACCACCCTCGAGCTCTTCCGCAAGTCGGGCTGGAAGATCTCGGGCGCCGACCGCAGCTACTTCCCCAGCGTCGACGACGATACCCTGCGCTGCGTTCTGGCGCGCCCGCAGGAGATGTCGCGCTACGTCGAGGACGGCGTGCTCGACGCCGGCATCACCGGCAAGGACTGGACGCTCGAGAACGATTCCGACGTGCACGTCGTCTGCGACTTCGTCTACTCGAAGGCCAGCATGCGCCCGACCCGCTGGGTGCTGGTGGTGCCCCAGGCCTCGCCGATCACCACCCTGGAGCAGATGCAGGGCAAGCGGATCGCAACCGAGATGGTCGGCTTCACCAAGCGCTACTTCCGTGAACGCCACGTCGACGTCGACGTCGAGTTCTCGTGGGGCGCGACCGAGGCGAAGGTCGTCCAGGGGCTGGTGGACGCGATCGTGGAAGTGACCGAGACCGGCAGCACCATCCGCGCCAACGGCCTCAAGATCATCCACGAGCTCTGCCAGTCCAATCCCCAGTTGGTCGCCAATCGCGGCGCCTGGGAGGACCCGTGGAAGCGCGAGAAGATCGAGCAGATCTCGCTGCTCCTCAACGGCGCCCTGCAGGCCGAGGCCAAGGTCGGGCTCAAGATGAACGTGCCGAAGGACAAGCTCGACGCCATCATGGCGATGATCCCGAGCATCACCGCGCCGACCGTGTCGCCGCTCTACAAGACCGAGTGGTTCGCCATCGAGACCGTCATCGCCGAGGCGGTGGTGCGGGAGCTGATCCCGCAGCTCCTCAAGAACGGCGCCGTCGGGATCATCGAGTATCCGCTGAACAAGGTGATCTGA
- a CDS encoding peptidoglycan-binding protein — protein MLRCAPVRWLALAGLVLLAACSQQTPEDRAREQAEKLQKSMVDVEAVALEQKAPADVVSEVQRNLTAVNEYQGEINGTLDSVTINAIQAFQRSAGLRDDGIITEKTREKLAAAAAKP, from the coding sequence ATGTTGCGCTGCGCTCCCGTCCGCTGGCTCGCCCTCGCCGGCCTCGTCCTGCTCGCCGCCTGCAGCCAGCAGACCCCCGAGGATCGGGCCCGCGAGCAGGCGGAGAAGCTGCAGAAGAGCATGGTCGACGTCGAGGCGGTGGCGCTGGAGCAGAAGGCTCCGGCCGACGTGGTCTCGGAGGTGCAGCGCAATCTGACGGCGGTCAACGAGTACCAGGGCGAGATCAATGGCACGCTCGACTCGGTGACGATCAACGCCATCCAGGCGTTCCAGCGCAGCGCCGGTCTCAGGGACGACGGCATCATCACCGAGAAGACGCGCGAGAAGCTGGCGGCCGCCGCGGCCAAGCCATAG
- a CDS encoding aminotransferase class III-fold pyridoxal phosphate-dependent enzyme, which produces MADRFAESEALLERARRVVPGGVYGHQAPRMVVGGSYPYFFARGEGCRIWDVDGNEFIDLMCSYGPIVLGHRHPAVEEAVRRQMAEGDCFNAPSRRWVELAERLVAITPFADWAAFAKNGSDVCTWSVQVAREHTGRPLVAKATGAYHGAHAWCTPAPAGVTAEDTANVVTFTYNDLDSVRRVVDAHRDRLAAIIVSPFRHDAFHDQELPVEGFLPGVRALCDAAGAVMILDDVRAGFRLHLGGSGERFAVRPDLACYAKALANGYPLAACVGREALKGAAERVYFTGSYFTSAVPMAAALACLAELEASGAIAHMEAMGRRLQRGIAAQAASHDLSITYSGPPAIPFMTFAGDVKFARSRVFAAACAARGVYLAPYHNWFVSAAHREGDIDQVLDVTDAAFAAVRNAA; this is translated from the coding sequence ATGGCCGATCGCTTCGCCGAGAGTGAGGCGCTGCTCGAGCGCGCCCGCCGCGTCGTTCCCGGCGGTGTCTACGGACACCAGGCGCCGCGCATGGTGGTCGGCGGCTCGTACCCGTATTTCTTCGCGCGCGGTGAGGGGTGCCGGATCTGGGACGTGGACGGCAACGAGTTCATCGACCTGATGTGTTCGTACGGGCCGATCGTCCTCGGCCACCGCCACCCAGCCGTCGAGGAGGCGGTGCGCCGGCAGATGGCCGAGGGCGATTGTTTCAACGCCCCGAGCCGGCGCTGGGTCGAGCTCGCCGAGCGCCTGGTTGCGATCACGCCGTTCGCCGACTGGGCGGCCTTCGCCAAGAACGGCTCCGACGTCTGCACCTGGTCGGTGCAGGTGGCGCGCGAGCACACCGGCCGCCCGCTGGTCGCCAAGGCGACGGGCGCCTACCACGGCGCGCACGCCTGGTGCACCCCGGCGCCCGCCGGCGTCACCGCGGAGGACACGGCCAACGTCGTCACCTTCACGTACAACGACCTCGACAGCGTCCGTCGGGTGGTCGACGCGCACCGCGATCGCCTGGCGGCGATCATCGTCTCGCCCTTCCGCCACGACGCCTTCCACGACCAGGAACTGCCGGTCGAGGGCTTCCTGCCCGGCGTGCGCGCGCTGTGCGACGCCGCCGGCGCGGTGATGATCCTGGACGACGTGCGCGCCGGCTTCCGGCTCCACCTCGGCGGCTCGGGCGAGCGCTTCGCCGTCCGGCCCGATCTCGCCTGCTACGCCAAGGCGCTCGCCAACGGCTATCCGCTCGCCGCGTGCGTCGGCCGCGAGGCGCTCAAGGGCGCCGCCGAGCGCGTCTATTTCACCGGCTCCTACTTCACCAGCGCGGTGCCGATGGCGGCCGCGCTCGCCTGCCTCGCCGAGCTCGAGGCGTCCGGCGCCATCGCCCACATGGAGGCGATGGGACGGCGGCTGCAGCGCGGCATCGCGGCGCAGGCCGCAAGCCACGACCTGTCGATCACCTACTCGGGACCGCCCGCGATCCCCTTCATGACCTTCGCCGGCGATGTGAAGTTCGCCCGCAGCCGCGTCTTCGCCGCCGCCTGCGCGGCGCGCGGCGTCTACCTCGCGCCCTACCACAACTGGTTCGTGTCGGCGGCCCACCGGGAGGGCGACATCGACCAGGTGCTCGACGTCACCGACGCCGCCTTCGCGGCGGTGCGCAACGCGGCCTGA
- a CDS encoding enoyl-CoA hydratase/isomerase family protein, which produces MPDLLYDKSDHVAVITLNRPERLNAISIEMLRALGDALTDADRDGAVRAVIITGAGRGFCSGLDLKDAMAGTGIGGSGALAPGGGAAHFGTRELPTVVLHEIDTPVLCAINGPAAGYGLDLALGCDMRLIADTARLLPGFAKRGIVPESGGTWYLPRLVGWAKACEIGFIADDIAADRALALGLVNAVVPAANLLDEAHRWAAKIAANAPLAIRAMKRLYRHGLSEDFSSHSHHVLMQLLLLFRSQDFQEGMMSFMEKRPPRFGGA; this is translated from the coding sequence ATGCCCGATCTGCTCTACGACAAGTCCGATCACGTTGCCGTCATCACCCTCAATCGGCCCGAGCGGCTGAATGCCATCAGCATCGAGATGCTGCGCGCCCTTGGCGATGCGCTCACCGACGCAGACCGCGACGGCGCCGTGCGCGCCGTCATCATCACGGGCGCCGGCCGCGGCTTCTGCAGCGGCCTCGATCTCAAGGACGCCATGGCCGGCACGGGCATCGGCGGCAGCGGCGCCCTGGCGCCCGGCGGCGGCGCCGCCCACTTCGGGACCCGCGAGCTGCCGACGGTCGTCCTGCACGAGATCGACACCCCGGTCCTGTGCGCGATCAACGGCCCCGCCGCCGGCTACGGCCTCGACCTCGCCCTCGGCTGCGATATGCGCCTGATCGCCGACACCGCCCGCCTGCTGCCCGGCTTCGCCAAGCGCGGCATCGTGCCGGAGAGCGGCGGCACCTGGTACCTTCCCCGGCTCGTCGGCTGGGCAAAGGCGTGCGAGATCGGCTTCATCGCCGACGACATCGCGGCCGACCGCGCGCTCGCGCTCGGCTTGGTCAACGCCGTCGTGCCGGCCGCCAACCTGCTCGACGAGGCGCATCGCTGGGCGGCGAAGATCGCCGCCAACGCGCCGTTGGCGATCCGCGCCATGAAGCGCCTGTATCGCCACGGTCTGAGCGAGGACTTCTCCTCGCACTCGCATCACGTGCTGATGCAGCTCCTGCTGCTCTTCCGCTCGCAGGACTTCCAGGAAGGCATGATGTCCTTCATGGAGAAGCGGCCGCCCAGGTTCGGCGGCGCGTGA